From a region of the Asterias amurensis chromosome 2, ASM3211899v1 genome:
- the LOC139954510 gene encoding protein bicaudal D homolog 2-like isoform X1 → MSDSDEYPETIEELRAEIERLKDELNLASQEKIQAAEYGLVVLEEKQALKQQYEELEVLFETAKQELQLAKEALDQHQIHQKKHTLQEVNREESLLQETATREADLVDRISDLESEIKTSRQDLTHTKIENERLHARHIELVMQTEKLEAAKKTCKDDIRDTKFRESRLLQDYSELEEENIAMQKQISMLKSSVVEYEAMKHENRRLTEETQYLNTHIEDLIRLREIADKQIEETLQALEAEREQKHYLKKQLDQAMIMEMEAFNNDLMNSSGLLAGDSDSDTESQSPDHPILRRMEYEFQSTNGTNGDNAHAQLSTCTGSDLYSELQSTEVQKLEQQLAQLQTEKSELSQNLEQTIGALNCLPDEMYVSGTDSEAEPLPEDLNMHQRKLLNLVRLVQHHEKKYTSALAQIAALRAKVDSQQDKLNEESKKADLQSEVDLLNDRNRHQEGTIKGLQGQMRQMNDIIIESQGHLNCTQDELINVSEDLAQLYHHVCMVNGETPNRVILDHLKATRQSRRESFRAEIASRLKEVSFDSEAIREKSNLSSGDADGNASADEGSSPASSVKSSTPVSSPSRRLQVQDASPRKMTSDPITCNNLLTTIRDQIKYLKRSVEHAVEMSRQRGNESSGSAENEDLREEVMKLKALLATKREQVVTLRTVLKANKTTAEVALANLKGKYDNEKCIIAETMIKLRNELKALKEDAAMFASLRAMFATRCDEYVTQLDEMQRQVSSAEEEKKTLNSLLRMAIQQKLALTQRLEDLECHTELQQIHPRKPAQRRHKPSKVSHPVYMQGYGPPFGLFPMPVASRYAPLALSMPHHSHLPPPHSSHLPPPHPSHLSQSHPSHLPPSHPSHLPPSHTPPPPPPTPPLQQVMLPPPHHPHHFHPPGPPHF, encoded by the exons GCCCTGGATCAGCACCAGATCCATCAAAAGAAACACACCCTTCAAGAAGTCAACCGAGAAGAGAGTCTCCTCCAAGAAACGGCAACGAGAGAGGCGGACCTTGTCGATCGTATCTCTGATCTTGAGTCGGAGATCAAGACGAGTCGTCAGGATCTAACGCACACCAAGATTGAGAATGAACGGTTACACGCACGACACATTGAGCTGGTCATGCAGACGGAGAAGCTGGAAGCGGCCAAGAAGACGTGCAAAGATGACATCAGAGACACCAAGTTTCGGGAGTCGAGGCTTCTTCAGGATTACAGTGAGCTGGAAGAGGAGAATATTGCTATGCAAAAACAG ATTTCAATGTTGAAGTCATCTGTTGTGGAGTACGAAGCCATGAAGCATGAGAACCGCCGTCTGACGGAGGAAACTCAGTATCTGAACACTCATATCGAGGACTTGATCCGGTTGAGGGAGATTGCCGACAAGCAGATCGAGGAGACACTTCAGGCGCTAGAAGCTGAACGAGAGCAGAAGCATTATCTCAAGAAGCAACTGGACCAGGCCATGATCATGGAGATGGAGGCGTTCAATAATGACCTTATGAATAGTTCAGGACTCTTAGCTGGTGATAGCGACTCAGATACAGAGTCCCAGTCCCCGGATCATCCAATCCTTCGGAGGATGGAGTATGAGTTCCAATCGACCAATGGCACGAATGGAGACAATGCCCACGCACAGCTGTCAACCTGTACTGGCTCTGATTTATACAGTGAACTGCAGTCGACAGAAGTGCAGAAGTTAGAGCAGCAGTTGGCACAGTTACAGACGGAGAAATCAGAGTTGTCACAGAATCTGGAGCAGACAATCGGGGCACTGAACTGCCTCCCTGATGAAATGTATGTCTCGGGGACAGATAGTGAAGCAGAACCGTTACCGGAAGACTTGAACATGCATCAGCGCAAATTGCTGAACCTTGTGCGGCTTGTACAACACCACGAGAAGAAATACACATCAGCATTGGCTCAGATTGCTGCTCTCAGAGCTAAGGTGGACAGCCAGCAGGACAAGCTAAATGAAGAGAGCAAGAAAGCGGATCTGCAGTCAGAGGTGGACCTCTTGAATGACAGGAATCGGCATCAGGAAGGGACAATCAAAGGTCTCCAAGGACAAATGAGACAGATGAATGACATCATCATCGAGTCGCAGGGACACTTGAATTGCACGCAAGATGAACTGATCAATGTTAGCGAGGACTTGGCACAGCTGTATCACCACGTCTGTATGGTAAACGGTGAAACCCCCAACCGAGTAATCCTAGACCACCTGAAAGCCACGCGGCAAAGTAGAAGAGAGAGCTTCCGTGCTGAAATCGCAAGCAGATTAAAAGAGGTGTCGTTTGATTCGGAGGCAATCAGGGAAAAATCAAACTTGAGTTCCGGCGATGCAGATGGAAACGCGAGCGCCGATGAAGGCTCCTCACCAGCATCCAGTGTGAAGTCATCCACGCCAGTATCAAGCCCGTCAAGGCGACTCCAAGTCCAAGATGCCTCCCCAAGGAAGATGACTAGTGATCCCATAACCTGTAACAACCTCCTGACAACAATTCGAGATCAGATTAAGTATCTCAAACGCTCTGTTGAGCATGCTGTTGAGATGTCGCGGCAGCGTGGTAATGAGAGCAGTGGATCAGCAGAAAATGAAGACTTACGTGAGGAGGTTATGAAACTCAAAGCACTTCTTGCAACGAAGCGGGAACAAGTGGTGACACTAAGGACCGTTCTAAAAGCAAATAAGACAACTGCGGAGGTTGCACTCGCCAACCTCAAGGGTAAATATGACAATGAGAAGTGCATTATTGCAGAGACAATGATCAAATTGAGGAATGAGCTGAAGGCACTGAAGGAGGATGCGGCCATGTTTGCCAGCCTCCGTGCCATGTTTGCGACGAGATGTGACGAGTACGTTACCCAACTGGACGAGATGCAGCGACAGGTCTCGAGCGCCGAGGAGGAGAAGAAGACACTCAACTCACTGCTGCGTATGGCCATCCAGCAGAAGCTTGCTCTGACACAGAGACTGGAGGATCTAGAGTGCCACACGGAGTTGCAGCAGATCCACCCAAGGAAGCCTGCACAGAGGCGTCACAAACCCTCCAAAGTAAGCCACCCAGTCTACATGCAGGGTTATGGCCCACCCTTTGGGCTGTTCCCAATGCCGGTAGCATCCCGATATGCTCCTTTAGCTCTTTCTATGCCTCATCATTCACATCTTCCTCCACCCCATTCCTCACATCTTCCTCCACCCCATCCTTCACATCTTTCCCAATCTCATCCTTCACATCTTCCCCCGTCCCATCCTTCACATCTTCCCCCGTCTCATACTCCTCCTCCCCCTCCACCTACTCCTCCCCTTCAGCAGGTCATGTTACCTCCTCCACATCATCCCCATCATTTTCATCCCCCTGGTCCGCCCCATTtctaa
- the LOC139954510 gene encoding protein bicaudal D homolog 2-like isoform X6 produces MSDSDEYPETIEELRAEIERLKDELNLASQEKIQAAEYGLVVLEEKQALKQQYEELEVLFETAKQELQLAKEALDQHQIHQKKHTLQEVNREESLLQETATREADLVDRISDLESEIKTSRQDLTHTKIENERLHARHIELVMQTEKLEAAKKTCKDDIRDTKFRESRLLQDYSELEEENIAMQKQISMLKSSVVEYEAMKHENRRLTEETQYLNTHIEDLIRLREIADKQIEETLQALEAEREQKHYLKKQLDQAMIMEMEAFNNDLMNSSGLLAGDSDSDTESQSPDHPILRRMEYEFQSTNGTNGDNAHAQLSTCTGSDLYSELQSTEVQKLEQQLAQLQTEKSELSQNLEQTIGALNCLPDEMYVSGTDSEAEPLPEDLNMHQRKLLNLVRLVQHHEKKYTSALAQIAALRAKVDSQQDKLNEESKKADLQSEVDLLNDRNRHQEGTIKGLQGQMRQMNDIIIESQGHLNCTQDELINVSEDLAQLYHHVCMVNGETPNRVILDHLKATRQSRRESFRAEIASRLKEVSFDSEAIREKSNLSSGDADGNASADEGSSPASSVKSSTPVSSPSRRLQVQDASPRKMTSDPITCNNLLTTIRDQIKYLKRSVEHAVEMSRQRGNESSGSAENEDLREEVMKLKALLATKREQVVTLRTVLKANKTTAEVALANLKGKYDNEKCIIAETMIKLRNELKALKEDAAMFASLRAMFATRCDEYVTQLDEMQRQVSSAEEEKKTLNSLLRMAIQQKLALTQRLEDLECHTELQQIHPRKPAQRRHKPSKC; encoded by the exons GCCCTGGATCAGCACCAGATCCATCAAAAGAAACACACCCTTCAAGAAGTCAACCGAGAAGAGAGTCTCCTCCAAGAAACGGCAACGAGAGAGGCGGACCTTGTCGATCGTATCTCTGATCTTGAGTCGGAGATCAAGACGAGTCGTCAGGATCTAACGCACACCAAGATTGAGAATGAACGGTTACACGCACGACACATTGAGCTGGTCATGCAGACGGAGAAGCTGGAAGCGGCCAAGAAGACGTGCAAAGATGACATCAGAGACACCAAGTTTCGGGAGTCGAGGCTTCTTCAGGATTACAGTGAGCTGGAAGAGGAGAATATTGCTATGCAAAAACAG ATTTCAATGTTGAAGTCATCTGTTGTGGAGTACGAAGCCATGAAGCATGAGAACCGCCGTCTGACGGAGGAAACTCAGTATCTGAACACTCATATCGAGGACTTGATCCGGTTGAGGGAGATTGCCGACAAGCAGATCGAGGAGACACTTCAGGCGCTAGAAGCTGAACGAGAGCAGAAGCATTATCTCAAGAAGCAACTGGACCAGGCCATGATCATGGAGATGGAGGCGTTCAATAATGACCTTATGAATAGTTCAGGACTCTTAGCTGGTGATAGCGACTCAGATACAGAGTCCCAGTCCCCGGATCATCCAATCCTTCGGAGGATGGAGTATGAGTTCCAATCGACCAATGGCACGAATGGAGACAATGCCCACGCACAGCTGTCAACCTGTACTGGCTCTGATTTATACAGTGAACTGCAGTCGACAGAAGTGCAGAAGTTAGAGCAGCAGTTGGCACAGTTACAGACGGAGAAATCAGAGTTGTCACAGAATCTGGAGCAGACAATCGGGGCACTGAACTGCCTCCCTGATGAAATGTATGTCTCGGGGACAGATAGTGAAGCAGAACCGTTACCGGAAGACTTGAACATGCATCAGCGCAAATTGCTGAACCTTGTGCGGCTTGTACAACACCACGAGAAGAAATACACATCAGCATTGGCTCAGATTGCTGCTCTCAGAGCTAAGGTGGACAGCCAGCAGGACAAGCTAAATGAAGAGAGCAAGAAAGCGGATCTGCAGTCAGAGGTGGACCTCTTGAATGACAGGAATCGGCATCAGGAAGGGACAATCAAAGGTCTCCAAGGACAAATGAGACAGATGAATGACATCATCATCGAGTCGCAGGGACACTTGAATTGCACGCAAGATGAACTGATCAATGTTAGCGAGGACTTGGCACAGCTGTATCACCACGTCTGTATGGTAAACGGTGAAACCCCCAACCGAGTAATCCTAGACCACCTGAAAGCCACGCGGCAAAGTAGAAGAGAGAGCTTCCGTGCTGAAATCGCAAGCAGATTAAAAGAGGTGTCGTTTGATTCGGAGGCAATCAGGGAAAAATCAAACTTGAGTTCCGGCGATGCAGATGGAAACGCGAGCGCCGATGAAGGCTCCTCACCAGCATCCAGTGTGAAGTCATCCACGCCAGTATCAAGCCCGTCAAGGCGACTCCAAGTCCAAGATGCCTCCCCAAGGAAGATGACTAGTGATCCCATAACCTGTAACAACCTCCTGACAACAATTCGAGATCAGATTAAGTATCTCAAACGCTCTGTTGAGCATGCTGTTGAGATGTCGCGGCAGCGTGGTAATGAGAGCAGTGGATCAGCAGAAAATGAAGACTTACGTGAGGAGGTTATGAAACTCAAAGCACTTCTTGCAACGAAGCGGGAACAAGTGGTGACACTAAGGACCGTTCTAAAAGCAAATAAGACAACTGCGGAGGTTGCACTCGCCAACCTCAAGGGTAAATATGACAATGAGAAGTGCATTATTGCAGAGACAATGATCAAATTGAGGAATGAGCTGAAGGCACTGAAGGAGGATGCGGCCATGTTTGCCAGCCTCCGTGCCATGTTTGCGACGAGATGTGACGAGTACGTTACCCAACTGGACGAGATGCAGCGACAGGTCTCGAGCGCCGAGGAGGAGAAGAAGACACTCAACTCACTGCTGCGTATGGCCATCCAGCAGAAGCTTGCTCTGACACAGAGACTGGAGGATCTAGAGTGCCACACGGAGTTGCAGCAGATCCACCCAAGGAAGCCTGCACAGAGGCGTCACAAACCCTCCAAA